A part of Aquaspirillum sp. LM1 genomic DNA contains:
- a CDS encoding metalloregulator ArsR/SmtB family transcription factor: MDVLRDNTQRAAGLLKSLANPDRLLLLCQLVEMERSVTELESLTGIRQPTLSQQLGVLRNEGLVTTRRDGKWVYYRIASPEAMTILGALHQIFCETP; this comes from the coding sequence ATGGACGTCCTCCGTGACAACACCCAACGCGCAGCCGGTTTACTTAAAAGCCTGGCCAACCCCGACCGCTTGCTGCTGCTTTGCCAGCTGGTCGAAATGGAGCGCAGCGTGACTGAACTGGAAAGCCTGACCGGCATCCGCCAGCCCACTCTGTCGCAACAGCTGGGCGTGTTACGCAATGAAGGACTGGTCACCACCCGGCGTGACGGCAAATGGGTGTACTACCGCATTGCCAGCCCGGAAGCGATGACCATCCTGGGGGCCTTGCACCAGATTTTTTGCGAGACGCCCTAA
- a CDS encoding biotin-dependent carboxyltransferase family protein: MLEILRPGVQTSVQDRGRQGLRHLGIARSGALDMPALYRANCLVGNSPEAAGLEIVLGPVSLRLGRDAWLALSGADFHPELDGQPIGTGWRTPAKAGQILTLTGCEYGMRTYLAIDGGIVVPEALGACATDLQAGFGGFQGRALQAGDCLPLGAPHTLSGQPGCRSPDWTPLLRALPGPDYTSFSPSAQAAFWQRQWTVTPQGNRMGMRLRGTPLLRHQPIELLSHAVLPGVVQVPPDGQPIILMADAQTTGGYPCIASVIQADQWKLAQARPGARLRFVPCTTSEARRALQQQVQAGLRLQRMLAQG; this comes from the coding sequence ATGCTTGAAATACTCCGCCCCGGTGTGCAAACCAGCGTGCAGGACCGGGGCCGTCAGGGCCTGCGTCATCTGGGCATTGCCCGCAGCGGCGCGCTGGACATGCCCGCGCTGTACCGGGCCAATTGCCTGGTGGGCAATTCGCCAGAAGCCGCCGGGCTGGAAATCGTGCTTGGCCCGGTCAGCCTGCGCCTGGGCCGCGATGCCTGGCTGGCCTTGTCCGGGGCGGATTTCCATCCGGAACTGGACGGCCAGCCCATTGGCACCGGCTGGCGCACCCCGGCCAAAGCCGGGCAAATCCTCACCCTCACCGGCTGCGAGTACGGCATGCGCACCTATCTGGCCATCGACGGCGGCATTGTCGTGCCCGAAGCACTGGGTGCCTGCGCCACCGACCTGCAAGCCGGGTTTGGCGGTTTTCAGGGGCGGGCGCTGCAAGCCGGGGATTGCCTGCCGCTGGGCGCGCCACACACCCTGTCGGGCCAGCCGGGCTGCCGCAGCCCGGACTGGACGCCGCTGTTGCGCGCACTGCCCGGCCCGGACTACACCAGCTTCAGCCCCAGCGCCCAGGCGGCCTTCTGGCAGCGGCAATGGACTGTCACCCCCCAGGGCAACCGCATGGGCATGCGCCTGCGCGGCACGCCGCTCTTGCGTCACCAGCCGATTGAGCTGCTGTCGCATGCCGTGCTGCCCGGTGTGGTACAAGTGCCGCCGGATGGCCAGCCCATCATCCTGATGGCCGATGCGCAAACCACCGGGGGGTACCCATGCATCGCCAGCGTCATCCAGGCCGACCAGTGGAAACTGGCGCAAGCCCGCCCCGGTGCCCGGCTGCGCTTTGTGCCCTGCACCACCAGCGAAGCCCGTCGGGCATTGCAGCAGCAGGTACAGGCCGGCCTGCGCTTGCAGCGGATGCTGGCGCAGGGGTAA
- a CDS encoding YeeE/YedE family protein has product MTIDWLHFTPWTALAGGALIGLAAALLWWLTGRIAGISGLVGGLLTLPGDWPLRLAFTAGLIAAPLLWQQFAPLPTMELSASFAWMLAAGLVVGVGVKLGSGCTSGHGVCGLARLSPRSLAATLSFMATGFITVWLLRHVLGG; this is encoded by the coding sequence ATGACAATAGACTGGCTACACTTCACCCCCTGGACCGCCCTTGCTGGCGGTGCCCTCATTGGTCTGGCTGCCGCCCTGTTATGGTGGCTGACCGGCCGCATTGCCGGCATCAGTGGCCTGGTGGGCGGCCTGCTCACCCTGCCGGGTGACTGGCCGCTGCGCCTGGCTTTCACCGCCGGCCTGATTGCTGCGCCACTGCTCTGGCAGCAGTTTGCGCCACTGCCCACCATGGAACTTTCTGCCTCGTTTGCCTGGATGCTGGCCGCCGGCCTGGTGGTGGGCGTGGGCGTCAAGCTGGGCTCCGGCTGCACCAGCGGCCATGGCGTCTGCGGGCTGGCACGGTTGTCGCCACGCTCGCTGGCCGCCACCCTGAGTTTTATGGCAACCGGATTTATCACCGTGTGGCTGTTGCGCCACGTGCTGGGAGGCTGA
- the pxpB gene encoding 5-oxoprolinase subunit PxpB — translation MPDAVPRFYFLGETAVALALPAPACLRQQRRIWQLAAQLRHYPTVCDVVPGMNNLTLSLDPAHGDPEQGMAWLREGWQALSADVSAPSGRWVEIPVWYGGDAGPDLAEVARHTGLSCAEVIACHSAADYRVYFLGFQPGFAYLGGLPDCLAAPRRGQPRTLVPAGSVGIGGRQTGIYPANSPGGWQLIGHTPLRLFDPQGEPPSLLLPGDRIRFVPQEPDHA, via the coding sequence ATGCCGGACGCTGTTCCCCGCTTTTATTTTCTGGGCGAAACCGCCGTGGCACTGGCGCTGCCCGCCCCGGCCTGCCTGCGCCAGCAACGACGCATCTGGCAACTGGCAGCCCAGTTGCGCCACTATCCCACCGTTTGTGATGTGGTTCCTGGCATGAACAACCTCACCCTCTCGCTCGACCCGGCACACGGCGACCCCGAGCAAGGTATGGCCTGGCTGCGTGAAGGCTGGCAGGCCCTTTCGGCAGACGTCAGCGCGCCGTCGGGCAGGTGGGTGGAAATACCTGTATGGTATGGCGGTGACGCCGGGCCGGATCTGGCCGAGGTGGCCCGGCATACCGGGCTTTCCTGCGCCGAGGTGATTGCCTGCCACAGCGCGGCGGATTATCGGGTGTATTTTTTGGGCTTCCAGCCCGGCTTTGCCTATCTGGGCGGCTTGCCCGACTGCCTGGCCGCCCCGCGCCGTGGGCAGCCGCGCACCCTGGTGCCTGCCGGCTCGGTCGGCATAGGCGGCAGGCAGACTGGCATTTACCCGGCCAACAGCCCCGGCGGCTGGCAATTGATCGGCCACACCCCGCTGCGCCTGTTCGACCCCCAGGGCGAACCGCCATCGCTGCTGCTGCCCGGCGACCGCATCCGTTTTGTACCACAGGAGCCTGACCATGCTTGA
- a CDS encoding carbonic anhydrase has translation MSLLGDLLVHNRTFVDNREYEKFETDKFPDKNLAVLACMDARLVELLPQAMGLKNGDAKLIKNAGALVTHPWGSVMRSLLVAVYELRAEEICVVAHHDCGMRAIDPARILENARERGVSEDTIVTLRAAGIDLDSWLKGFDNVQDSVRHTVATIRSHPLMPKDIPVHGLVIHPTTGQLDVLVDGYQRA, from the coding sequence ATGAGCCTGCTGGGCGATCTGCTCGTGCATAACCGCACCTTCGTGGACAACCGCGAATACGAAAAATTTGAAACCGACAAGTTTCCCGACAAGAATCTGGCCGTGCTGGCCTGCATGGACGCCCGGCTGGTCGAGCTGCTGCCGCAGGCCATGGGCCTGAAAAACGGCGACGCCAAACTGATCAAGAATGCTGGCGCGCTGGTCACCCACCCCTGGGGCTCGGTGATGCGCAGCCTGCTGGTGGCGGTGTATGAGCTGCGTGCCGAAGAAATCTGCGTGGTGGCACACCACGATTGCGGCATGCGCGCCATCGACCCGGCGCGGATTCTGGAAAACGCCCGCGAACGCGGCGTCAGCGAAGACACCATTGTCACCCTGCGTGCCGCCGGGATTGACCTGGACAGCTGGCTGAAGGGGTTTGACAATGTGCAGGACAGCGTGCGCCACACCGTGGCCACCATTCGCAGCCACCCGCTGATGCCCAAGGATATTCCGGTGCATGGCCTGGTGATCCACCCGACCACCGGTCAACTGGATGTGCTGGTGGACGGTTACCAGCGGGCATGA
- the nadD gene encoding nicotinate-nucleotide adenylyltransferase — protein sequence MSVRVGLFGGTFDPMHLAHLRMACALRDELSLDRVHVVPAGVPYHRARAPLASPAQRLEMVRLTLAGQPGLLADDREIRRQRPAYTVETLESLRADLGADAELWLLIGGDSLAALHTWRRWPQLLQLANLAVLQRPDLPCPALDPAVAVLWQARQVADFSKRTHYGTIRALTLPALAVSATAIRQALADGQPCDGLLAPAVLDYIHQQQLYCGQP from the coding sequence ATGAGCGTGCGCGTTGGCCTGTTTGGCGGCACCTTCGACCCGATGCACCTGGCGCATCTGCGCATGGCGTGCGCGCTGCGCGACGAGCTATCGCTGGACCGGGTGCATGTGGTGCCGGCTGGCGTACCCTACCACCGCGCCCGCGCGCCGCTGGCCAGCCCGGCGCAGCGGCTGGAGATGGTCCGCCTGACCCTGGCAGGCCAGCCTGGCCTGCTGGCCGACGACCGGGAAATCCGCCGCCAGCGCCCGGCGTATACGGTGGAAACCCTGGAAAGCCTGCGCGCCGACCTGGGTGCCGACGCCGAACTGTGGCTGCTGATTGGCGGCGACTCACTGGCCGCCTTGCACACCTGGCGGCGCTGGCCCCAGCTCTTGCAACTGGCCAATCTGGCCGTGCTGCAGCGCCCCGACCTGCCTTGCCCGGCGCTGGACCCCGCCGTGGCCGTGCTGTGGCAGGCGCGCCAAGTGGCTGATTTTTCAAAACGAACGCATTACGGTACAATCCGCGCCCTGACCTTGCCCGCGCTGGCAGTATCGGCCACTGCCATCCGCCAGGCCCTGGCGGATGGTCAGCCCTGCGATGGGCTGCTGGCCCCGGCGGTACTGGACTATATTCATCAACAGCAGCTGTACTGCGGTCAGCCGTAG
- a CDS encoding winged helix DNA-binding protein, with translation MRILVYPLSVMTPSLNIVSSSHLVSEHSAELSEFEFGLMVVNNAFNRWMVRCMAAAGEKDMTAMDVSLLHHVNHRGRKKKLADICFVLNIEDTHVVSYALKKLLRAGYVANEKVGKEVLFFTTPAGMMLCERYREVRERCLIGALVESGTANADIGDTAQLLRVLSGLYDQAARAGASL, from the coding sequence TTGCGCATTCTCGTTTACCCGTTGTCGGTCATGACTCCCTCGCTGAATATCGTTTCGTCGTCGCATCTGGTGTCAGAACACAGCGCCGAGTTGTCCGAATTCGAGTTTGGCCTGATGGTGGTCAATAATGCGTTCAACCGCTGGATGGTGCGCTGCATGGCTGCCGCTGGCGAAAAAGACATGACGGCAATGGATGTGTCACTGCTGCATCATGTCAATCACCGTGGCCGCAAAAAAAAACTGGCGGACATCTGCTTTGTGCTCAATATCGAAGATACACATGTGGTGTCCTACGCCCTGAAAAAACTGCTACGTGCCGGTTATGTGGCCAACGAGAAAGTGGGCAAGGAAGTGCTGTTTTTTACCACCCCCGCCGGGATGATGCTGTGCGAGCGCTACCGGGAAGTGCGCGAACGCTGTTTGATCGGCGCGTTGGTGGAAAGTGGCACGGCCAATGCCGATATTGGTGATACCGCGCAACTGTTGCGGGTGTTGTCGGGTCTGTATGATCAAGCTGCCCGTGCGGGGGCCTCGCTGTAA